A region from the Desulfovibrio sp. ZJ209 genome encodes:
- a CDS encoding ABC transporter permease: MKLQLPAPLRRMLTIVRKELLVLLSNRTSRFLIVVPPLLQIVVFGWAATMEVRNVDVAVLSRDSGLWSREILHRIGGSPTFRSVFHLMGEEEVRPVLDAQKALFVLVFDEEFSRNVERGRLAFVQVILDGRRSNAAQIAASYLSQIVEGVARATPMAGAAQAQAEDAAPAVPRLDVRTRCWFNPNLEFQWFFLPNLIGMLSLMLGLVVTGLSVAREREVGTFDQLLVSPATPTEIALAKLVPGCLIGLAHGTLFLLITVFGFGVPFNGSVALLYVAMLVFSIAAGGVGLMVSSLSATQQQAFLGAFTVGVPCILISGAVTPVMNMPVFLQRASEINPLRHFTTLCQGVFLKDITLGAALVNLGKIGLISVAAVSVAVWMFRRRA; the protein is encoded by the coding sequence ATGAAGCTCCAGCTCCCGGCGCCGCTTCGGCGCATGCTCACCATCGTGCGCAAGGAACTTTTGGTGCTTTTGAGCAACCGCACCTCGCGCTTCCTCATCGTGGTGCCGCCGCTTTTGCAGATCGTGGTCTTCGGCTGGGCGGCCACCATGGAAGTGCGCAATGTGGACGTGGCCGTGCTCTCGCGCGACAGCGGCCTCTGGAGCCGCGAGATACTGCACCGCATCGGGGGCTCGCCCACCTTCCGCAGCGTCTTCCACCTCATGGGGGAAGAAGAGGTGCGCCCGGTGCTGGACGCCCAGAAGGCGCTCTTCGTGCTCGTGTTCGACGAGGAATTTTCGCGCAATGTGGAGCGCGGGCGCCTGGCCTTTGTGCAGGTCATCCTCGACGGGCGGCGCTCCAACGCGGCGCAGATCGCGGCCTCCTACCTCTCGCAGATAGTGGAGGGGGTGGCCCGGGCCACGCCCATGGCCGGGGCGGCGCAAGCGCAGGCGGAGGACGCGGCCCCGGCCGTGCCCAGGCTCGATGTGCGCACGCGCTGCTGGTTCAACCCGAACCTGGAATTCCAGTGGTTCTTTTTGCCCAACCTGATCGGCATGCTGAGCCTCATGCTCGGGCTGGTCGTCACCGGGCTTTCCGTGGCGCGCGAGCGCGAGGTGGGCACCTTTGACCAGTTGCTCGTCTCGCCGGCCACGCCCACGGAGATAGCGCTGGCCAAGCTCGTGCCCGGCTGCCTCATCGGGCTCGCGCACGGCACGCTCTTCCTGCTCATCACCGTGTTCGGCTTCGGCGTGCCCTTCAACGGCTCGGTGGCCCTGCTCTATGTGGCCATGCTCGTCTTTTCCATCGCCGCGGGCGGCGTGGGCCTCATGGTCTCGTCGCTCTCGGCCACGCAGCAGCAGGCCTTTCTCGGCGCCTTCACCGTCGGGGTCCCCTGTATCCTCATTTCCGGGGCGGTCACGCCGGTCATGAACATGCCGGTTTTCTTGCAGCGCGCAAGCGAGATCAACCCGCTCAGGCACTTCACCACGCTCTGCCAGGGCGTCTTTTTGAAGGACATCACCCTCGGCGCGGCGCTGGTCAACCTCGGGAAGATCGGGCTCATCAGCGTGGCGGCCGTGAGCGTGGCCGTGTGGATGTTCCGCCGCAGGGCGTGA
- the hslU gene encoding ATP-dependent protease ATPase subunit HslU has protein sequence MSALTPREIVAELDKFVIGQEQAKRMVAVAVRNRWRRQHLAPELRDEIAPKNIIMMGPTGVGKTEIARRLARLSGAPFLKVEATKFTEVGYVGRDVESMVRDLMEIGINLMREEENARVRAAAEAAAESRLMDLLLPHSFGQEERSKTREKLLQQFRLGYLDDREVEMEVTEQGGRGIDIFAIPGMDQMGGQVKDMFSKAFPPRRSRKKLKLRAAFNILVQEESAKLVDQEAVTEKARERVEQSGIIFIDEIDKIASSSQNRTSDISREGVQRDLLPIVEGSVVNTKHGMVKTDHILFIAAGAFHFSKPSDMIPELQGRFPLRAELQPLGREEFLRILTEPHNALVKQYEALLATERVNLTFTPDGLEEIAAFAEEANARAENIGARRLYTIMEKILADISFAAPEMAGADVTVDRAYVSEHLRDVRDDQDLSRYIL, from the coding sequence ATGAGCGCGTTGACGCCCCGCGAGATCGTGGCGGAACTGGACAAGTTCGTCATCGGCCAGGAACAGGCCAAGCGCATGGTGGCCGTGGCTGTGCGCAACCGCTGGCGCCGGCAGCACCTGGCGCCAGAGTTGCGCGACGAGATCGCGCCGAAAAACATCATCATGATGGGCCCCACGGGCGTGGGCAAGACCGAGATCGCCCGGCGTCTCGCGCGGCTTTCGGGCGCGCCCTTTCTGAAAGTGGAGGCCACCAAGTTCACCGAGGTGGGCTATGTGGGCCGCGACGTGGAATCCATGGTGCGCGACCTCATGGAGATCGGCATCAACCTCATGCGCGAGGAGGAGAACGCCCGCGTGCGCGCCGCCGCCGAGGCCGCGGCCGAGTCCCGCCTCATGGACCTCCTCCTGCCGCACTCCTTCGGCCAGGAGGAGCGCAGCAAAACGCGCGAGAAATTGCTCCAGCAGTTCCGGCTCGGCTACCTCGACGACCGCGAGGTGGAGATGGAAGTCACCGAGCAGGGCGGTCGGGGCATCGACATCTTCGCCATCCCGGGCATGGACCAGATGGGCGGCCAGGTCAAGGACATGTTCAGCAAGGCCTTCCCGCCCAGGCGCAGCCGCAAGAAGCTCAAGCTGCGCGCGGCCTTCAACATCCTCGTCCAGGAGGAATCCGCCAAGCTGGTCGATCAGGAGGCGGTTACGGAAAAAGCCCGCGAGCGCGTGGAGCAGTCCGGCATCATCTTCATCGACGAGATCGACAAGATAGCGAGCTCCTCCCAGAACCGTACCTCGGACATCTCGCGCGAGGGCGTGCAACGCGACCTTTTGCCCATCGTGGAGGGGAGCGTGGTCAACACCAAGCACGGCATGGTGAAGACCGACCACATCCTGTTCATCGCGGCCGGGGCCTTCCACTTCAGCAAGCCCTCGGACATGATCCCCGAGCTGCAGGGGCGCTTTCCCCTGCGGGCCGAGCTCCAGCCGCTGGGGCGCGAGGAATTTTTGCGCATCCTCACCGAGCCGCACAACGCGCTCGTCAAGCAGTACGAGGCCCTGCTCGCCACCGAGCGCGTGAACCTCACCTTCACGCCCGACGGCCTCGAGGAGATAGCCGCCTTCGCCGAGGAGGCCAATGCCCGCGCGGAAAATATCGGCGCGCGCCGCCTCTACACCATCATGGAAAAGATTTTGGCCGACATCTCCTTCGCCGCGCCGGAAATGGCGGGCGCGGACGTGACAGTGGACCGGGCCTATGTGAGCGAGCATCTGCGCGACGTGCGCGACGACCAGGACCTGAGCCGCTACATCCTCTGA
- a CDS encoding CBS and ACT domain-containing protein produces the protein MLIRNWMTPEVITVTPDTSLLKLGKLMRDHGVRRLPVLDSGRVVGIISDRDVRDASPSKATTLDMYEMHYLLAEIKAKDIMTPRPVTIKPTDTVEKAAMIMLDKKIGGLPVVDEKGELVGIISDQDVFKALVNITGVRDGGIQLGMEIANEAGAMRPIFDLLRKHGARILSVLSTNNQEGQRNIFLRIRDLPDDAREALLRDVQEHARLLYWARDEVHLA, from the coding sequence ATGCTCATACGGAACTGGATGACCCCCGAGGTGATCACCGTCACCCCCGACACGAGCCTGCTCAAGCTCGGCAAACTCATGCGGGATCACGGCGTGCGCCGCCTCCCCGTGCTCGACAGCGGCCGCGTGGTGGGCATCATCTCCGACCGCGACGTGCGCGACGCCTCGCCCTCCAAGGCCACCACGCTCGACATGTACGAGATGCATTACCTCCTGGCGGAAATCAAGGCCAAGGACATCATGACCCCGAGGCCCGTGACCATCAAGCCCACGGATACGGTGGAAAAGGCCGCCATGATCATGCTCGACAAGAAGATCGGCGGCCTGCCCGTCGTGGACGAGAAGGGCGAGCTCGTGGGCATCATCTCCGACCAGGACGTGTTCAAGGCGCTCGTCAACATCACCGGCGTGCGCGACGGCGGCATCCAGCTCGGCATGGAGATCGCCAACGAGGCCGGGGCCATGCGGCCCATTTTCGACCTCCTGCGCAAGCACGGGGCGCGCATCCTCTCGGTGCTTTCCACCAACAACCAGGAGGGGCAGCGCAATATCTTCCTCCGCATCCGCGACCTGCCGGACGACGCCCGCGAGGCGCTTTTGCGCGACGTGCAGGAGCACGCGCGCCTGCTCTACTGGGCGCGCGACGAGGTGCACCTGGCCTGA
- a CDS encoding aspartate 1-decarboxylase: MLKILRAKFHGIRVTASDLNYHGSVTLDPEQCARAGILPLEFVEIWNKNSGQRLSTYVIYGEPGSRCCVLNGAAARTCQAGDELIICASEYVADARELATRRPVVLCFGEGNRVTDALRYEVGDGGGRMSFAVRRED, from the coding sequence ATGCTCAAGATCCTCCGCGCCAAGTTCCACGGCATCCGCGTGACGGCAAGCGACCTCAACTACCACGGCTCGGTCACGCTCGACCCCGAGCAGTGCGCCCGCGCCGGCATCCTGCCGCTGGAATTCGTGGAAATCTGGAACAAGAATTCCGGCCAGCGCCTCTCCACCTATGTGATCTACGGCGAGCCCGGCTCCCGCTGCTGCGTGCTCAACGGCGCGGCCGCGCGCACCTGCCAGGCGGGCGACGAGCTCATCATCTGCGCGTCCGAATATGTGGCCGACGCCCGCGAGCTCGCCACGCGCAGGCCCGTGGTGCTCTGCTTCGGCGAGGGCAACCGCGTGACGGACGCCCTGCGCTACGAAGTGGGCGACGGAGGAGGCCGCATGAGCTTCGCCGTGCGCCGGGAGGACTGA
- a CDS encoding glycosyltransferase family 4 protein has product MKIVILSNQARSMSNFWSVLIRRMLTAGHTVICAAPPGDAAAEAALRALGAEVVNYPLDRKGLNPVRDAESFLALARLFRAERPDLLFATTIKPVIYGCLAARVAGVPRVYATITGLGYAFEADSLFKKCVNCLGVLLYRLALSHVNGVFFQNEDDLNVFREQGILAPGARVLMARGGTGVDTARFAAAPYPPLPPEGPVIFLLVARLLEAKGLNEYAEAGRLLKERGANCRLHLLGPEETGLGGVDLAQIRRWQAEGFVEYLGETRDVRPYIAASHVLVLPSWREGTPTSVMEALSMARPAIVTDVPGCREVVRDGVNGWLTPPRDPEALARVMERFVADPASIARMGAAGRKLALAEFDAETVAARILEDMGVPDASQQDGEEQP; this is encoded by the coding sequence ATGAAGATCGTCATCCTGAGCAACCAGGCCCGCTCCATGAGCAATTTCTGGAGCGTCCTCATCCGCCGCATGCTTACGGCCGGGCATACGGTCATCTGCGCGGCGCCCCCCGGCGACGCCGCCGCCGAGGCCGCGCTGCGGGCGCTCGGCGCGGAAGTGGTCAACTATCCGCTGGACCGCAAGGGCCTGAACCCGGTGCGCGACGCCGAAAGTTTCCTCGCGCTGGCGAGGCTCTTCCGCGCGGAGCGGCCCGACCTCCTCTTCGCCACCACCATCAAGCCCGTCATCTACGGCTGTCTCGCCGCGCGCGTGGCGGGCGTGCCCCGCGTCTACGCCACCATCACGGGCCTGGGCTACGCCTTCGAGGCCGACAGCCTGTTCAAGAAATGCGTCAATTGCCTCGGCGTTCTGCTCTACCGGCTGGCGCTCAGCCATGTGAACGGCGTCTTTTTCCAGAATGAGGACGACCTTAACGTTTTCCGCGAGCAGGGCATCCTCGCGCCGGGCGCGCGGGTGCTCATGGCGCGGGGGGGCACGGGCGTGGACACCGCGCGCTTCGCGGCGGCGCCTTATCCGCCGCTTCCGCCCGAAGGGCCGGTCATCTTCCTCCTCGTGGCACGCCTGCTGGAGGCCAAGGGCCTGAATGAATACGCGGAGGCCGGCCGCCTGCTCAAGGAACGCGGCGCAAACTGCCGCCTCCACCTGCTCGGCCCCGAGGAGACGGGCCTGGGCGGCGTGGACCTCGCGCAGATCCGCCGCTGGCAGGCAGAAGGCTTTGTGGAATATCTCGGCGAAACGCGCGATGTCAGGCCATATATCGCGGCCTCGCATGTGCTGGTGCTGCCCTCGTGGCGCGAGGGCACGCCCACGTCCGTCATGGAGGCGCTGAGCATGGCGCGCCCGGCCATCGTTACGGACGTGCCGGGCTGCCGCGAGGTGGTGCGGGACGGCGTCAACGGCTGGCTCACGCCGCCGCGCGACCCCGAGGCCCTGGCCCGCGTCATGGAGCGCTTCGTGGCCGACCCGGCCTCCATCGCGCGCATGGGCGCGGCCGGCCGTAAGCTGGCGCTCGCCGAATTTGACGCCGAAACCGTGGCCGCCCGCATCCTGGAGGACATGGGCGTGCCGGATGCGTCGCAACAGGACGGGGAGGAACAGCCGTGA
- a CDS encoding thioesterase family protein yields MPDFPTPETWFPHRVSYGETDCMGVLYYAEYLHIFERARSAYIRERGMSYADVEKKGVILPVREAECRYRSPARYDELVLVRTGVSEWGRASLRFVYEMWNEDKTRLLATGMTQHALVDASGRPIRMPEWFRRLGDA; encoded by the coding sequence ATGCCCGATTTTCCCACTCCCGAAACCTGGTTTCCCCATCGCGTGTCCTACGGTGAAACGGATTGCATGGGCGTGCTCTACTACGCCGAATACCTGCACATCTTTGAGCGCGCCCGCAGCGCCTATATCCGCGAGCGCGGCATGAGCTACGCCGACGTGGAGAAAAAGGGCGTCATCCTGCCGGTGCGCGAGGCCGAATGCCGCTACCGCTCGCCGGCGCGCTATGACGAGCTCGTGCTGGTGCGCACCGGCGTCAGCGAATGGGGCCGCGCCTCCCTGCGTTTTGTATATGAGATGTGGAACGAGGACAAGACGCGCCTTTTGGCCACCGGCATGACCCAGCACGCCCTCGTGGACGCGAGCGGCCGCCCCATCCGCATGCCGGAGTGGTTCCGCCGGCTGGGCGACGCCTGA
- a CDS encoding helicase HerA-like domain-containing protein, which yields MLDKDRNALVAMEGKKELCLLPAMGNRHGLITGATGTGKTVTLQSMAETFSALGVPVFMADVKGDLSGLAKAGGTGKAAERAEQLGLRELGYAPKAFPVCFWDVFGKMGHPMRTTVSEMGPLLLSRLLNLNEVQAGVLQLAFRIADDAGLLLLDMKDLRSMVQYVGEERDAFKTSYGQISTASVGAIQRALLRLEEEGGDVFFGEPALDINDLLQTDAEGRGVINILEAESLMNAPGLYSCVLLWLLSELYENLPEAGDRDKPRLVFFFDEAHLLFDGISPALLQKIEQVTRLIRSRGVGIYFVSQNPSDIPDSVLGQLGNRVQHALRAFTPKEQKAVRAAAQAFRANPAFATEEAIGELGVGEALVSFLDAKGAPAMVERALIVPPESQVGPVTPEERAAVMRRSLVAGVYDKAVDRESAYEKLMARAQEKQAAEAAEARRADMAKAAQAAERERKQQEAALRRAETEARRRETAERKARKDSGAVDIGDLLGSVVRQTTRQVGNTVGREIGKTLLRGVLGGLFGGRR from the coding sequence ATGCTCGACAAGGACCGCAACGCCCTCGTGGCCATGGAAGGAAAAAAGGAACTCTGCCTCCTGCCCGCCATGGGCAACCGCCACGGCCTCATCACCGGCGCCACGGGCACCGGCAAGACCGTGACCCTGCAAAGCATGGCCGAGACCTTCAGCGCGCTCGGCGTGCCGGTCTTCATGGCCGATGTCAAGGGCGACCTCTCGGGCCTCGCCAAGGCCGGGGGCACGGGCAAGGCGGCGGAGCGGGCGGAGCAGCTCGGCCTCAGGGAGCTCGGCTACGCGCCCAAGGCCTTCCCGGTCTGCTTCTGGGACGTGTTCGGCAAGATGGGCCACCCCATGCGCACCACGGTGAGCGAGATGGGGCCGCTGCTCCTCTCGCGGCTGCTCAACCTGAACGAGGTGCAGGCCGGCGTGCTCCAGCTCGCCTTCCGCATCGCCGACGACGCGGGGCTCCTCCTGCTCGACATGAAGGATCTGCGCAGCATGGTGCAATATGTGGGCGAGGAGCGCGACGCCTTCAAGACGAGCTACGGCCAGATCTCCACGGCCAGCGTGGGCGCCATCCAGCGGGCGCTTCTGCGTCTCGAGGAGGAGGGCGGGGACGTGTTCTTCGGCGAGCCCGCGCTCGACATCAATGACCTCCTCCAGACGGACGCCGAGGGCCGCGGGGTCATCAACATCCTCGAGGCCGAATCGCTGATGAACGCGCCGGGGCTCTATTCGTGCGTATTGCTCTGGCTGCTCTCGGAGCTCTACGAAAACCTCCCCGAAGCGGGCGACAGGGACAAGCCCCGGCTGGTGTTTTTCTTTGACGAGGCGCACCTGCTCTTTGACGGCATTTCCCCGGCCCTGCTGCAAAAGATCGAGCAGGTGACGAGGCTCATCCGCTCGCGCGGGGTGGGCATCTATTTTGTGAGCCAGAACCCCTCGGACATCCCGGACAGCGTGCTCGGCCAGCTCGGCAACCGCGTGCAGCACGCGCTCCGCGCCTTCACGCCCAAGGAGCAGAAGGCCGTGCGCGCCGCGGCCCAGGCCTTCCGCGCCAACCCGGCCTTCGCCACGGAAGAGGCCATCGGCGAGCTCGGCGTGGGCGAGGCGCTGGTGTCCTTCCTCGATGCCAAGGGCGCGCCGGCCATGGTGGAGCGCGCGCTCATCGTGCCGCCGGAAAGCCAGGTCGGCCCGGTGACGCCCGAGGAGCGGGCCGCGGTCATGCGGCGTTCGCTGGTGGCCGGCGTCTATGACAAGGCGGTTGACCGGGAATCGGCCTATGAGAAGCTCATGGCCCGCGCGCAGGAAAAGCAGGCCGCCGAGGCGGCCGAAGCCCGGCGCGCGGACATGGCCAAGGCCGCGCAGGCGGCGGAGCGGGAGCGCAAGCAGCAGGAGGCGGCGCTGCGCCGCGCAGAGACCGAGGCGCGCCGCCGGGAGACCGCCGAGCGCAAGGCCCGGAAGGATTCGGGCGCCGTGGACATCGGCGACCTCCTCGGCTCCGTGGTCAGGCAGACCACACGCCAGGTGGGCAATACCGTGGGCCGCGAGATCGGCAAGACGCTCCTGCGCGGGGTCCTGGGCGGCCTCTTCGGCGGCCGGCGCTAG
- a CDS encoding ABC transporter permease encodes MDAGATAEGSPGNAAPPRHLWLRQLFALIVKEFQEIVRDPSSYLVAGVLPLSFLLLFGYGITLDAGILKLAVLDESGGSHALSLAADFAHSPWFETVHVASMGDAAQKMRDSEVQGVLVIRGDFDQQLAAGRTGALQVIVDGAEPNTAQYIRNYSQGLISDWQVTARPGGQAQPAPVTLEARYWYNPTAKSERFLVPGAITVIMTLIGTLLTSLVFAREWERGTMEALIATPVTRLQLLLGKLVPYFCMGMFSMALCAAAAVTLFEVPFRGSLGALLLLSTVFMLSALGQGLLISVCLRGQLVAAEAGLFSGFLPALMLSGFVFDINSMPEALQMLTRLLPARYFNTCLRTIFLTGDVWSIFAPSLLFMGLLAAILLGLVYKNLTKRLDTRA; translated from the coding sequence ATGGACGCGGGCGCCACTGCGGAAGGAAGCCCGGGCAACGCTGCGCCCCCGCGGCACCTCTGGCTGCGCCAGCTTTTCGCGCTGATCGTCAAGGAATTCCAAGAGATCGTGCGCGATCCCTCCTCCTATCTGGTAGCGGGCGTGCTGCCGCTGAGCTTTCTCCTCCTTTTCGGCTACGGCATCACCCTTGACGCCGGCATCCTCAAGCTCGCCGTGCTCGACGAAAGCGGCGGCAGCCACGCGCTGTCGCTGGCCGCGGATTTCGCCCATTCGCCGTGGTTCGAGACCGTGCATGTGGCAAGCATGGGGGACGCGGCGCAAAAGATGCGCGACTCCGAGGTGCAGGGCGTGCTCGTCATCCGCGGCGACTTCGACCAGCAGCTCGCCGCGGGCCGCACGGGCGCGCTCCAGGTCATCGTGGACGGGGCTGAGCCCAACACCGCGCAATATATCCGCAATTACAGCCAGGGTCTCATCAGCGACTGGCAGGTGACGGCGCGCCCCGGCGGGCAGGCGCAGCCCGCGCCCGTGACGCTCGAGGCGCGCTACTGGTACAATCCCACGGCCAAGAGCGAGCGCTTTCTCGTGCCCGGGGCCATCACGGTCATCATGACCCTCATCGGCACCCTGCTCACCTCGCTCGTGTTCGCGCGCGAGTGGGAGCGCGGCACCATGGAGGCGCTCATCGCCACGCCGGTGACGCGCCTCCAGCTCTTGCTCGGCAAGCTCGTCCCCTATTTCTGCATGGGCATGTTCAGCATGGCGCTCTGCGCCGCGGCGGCGGTGACGCTCTTCGAGGTGCCCTTCCGCGGTTCTCTCGGGGCGCTGCTTCTGCTCTCCACGGTGTTCATGCTGAGCGCGCTCGGGCAGGGCCTGCTCATTTCCGTGTGCCTGCGCGGGCAGCTCGTGGCGGCCGAGGCCGGGCTTTTCTCCGGCTTTTTGCCGGCGCTCATGCTTTCGGGCTTCGTGTTCGACATCAACAGCATGCCCGAAGCGCTCCAGATGCTGACGCGGCTCTTGCCGGCCCGCTATTTCAACACCTGCCTTCGCACCATCTTCCTCACCGGCGACGTGTGGAGCATCTTTGCCCCGAGCCTGCTGTTCATGGGCCTGCTCGCGGCCATCCTGCTCGGGCTCGTGTATAAAAACCTCACCAAGCGACTGGACACGCGCGCATGA
- a CDS encoding MltA domain-containing protein, whose translation MTAEESAEVFLSRLAPANQELESWKDMAPTVRKSLTYVNSKPQGAYAIRRPGLEVTWGELSRTLTRLQELLPRLDAEPRLLAENFRWVPVPGGIDYSGYYEPRVAASRAKKPGYEQAIYAVPPDLAKVKARRGRYHDRRTIEEKQVLAGRGLELAWARDPVDVFFLEIQGSGKLVFDDGTEAYINYAGQNGHKYKSSGRIMREKGLLKRGDIFEQREWFRNNPGRVREILNDNPSYVFFKFGGRGPTGAMGHTVDDWLSLATDRGYIPLGSVVAYGVNIPDEHLGSVPLRGIGFAQDVGGAIKRNRIDIFCGGNERANYVASHLDAHGPAWVLLAR comes from the coding sequence GTGACCGCGGAGGAAAGCGCGGAGGTGTTCCTCTCCCGGCTCGCCCCGGCCAACCAGGAGCTCGAAAGCTGGAAGGACATGGCACCTACCGTGCGCAAGTCTCTCACCTATGTCAACTCGAAGCCGCAGGGCGCGTACGCCATCCGGCGCCCCGGCCTTGAAGTGACGTGGGGCGAGCTTTCGCGCACGCTCACGCGCCTGCAGGAGCTGTTGCCGCGCCTTGACGCCGAGCCGCGGCTGCTCGCCGAGAATTTCCGCTGGGTGCCCGTGCCCGGGGGCATCGACTATTCCGGCTATTACGAGCCGCGCGTGGCCGCGAGCCGCGCGAAGAAGCCCGGCTACGAGCAGGCCATCTACGCCGTGCCGCCCGACCTCGCCAAGGTCAAGGCGCGCCGCGGCCGCTATCATGACCGGCGCACCATCGAGGAAAAGCAGGTGCTCGCCGGGCGCGGGCTCGAGCTCGCCTGGGCCAGAGACCCGGTGGATGTGTTCTTTCTCGAGATCCAGGGCTCGGGCAAGCTCGTCTTTGACGACGGCACCGAGGCCTATATCAACTATGCCGGCCAGAACGGCCACAAGTACAAGAGCTCGGGCCGCATCATGCGCGAAAAGGGCCTCTTGAAACGGGGCGACATCTTCGAGCAGCGGGAGTGGTTCCGCAACAATCCCGGCAGGGTGCGCGAGATCCTGAACGACAACCCGAGCTATGTGTTTTTCAAGTTCGGGGGCCGCGGCCCCACCGGCGCCATGGGCCACACCGTGGATGACTGGCTTTCCCTCGCCACGGATCGCGGCTATATTCCCCTGGGCTCGGTGGTGGCCTATGGCGTGAATATCCCGGACGAACACCTCGGCAGCGTGCCCCTGCGCGGCATCGGCTTCGCGCAGGACGTGGGCGGCGCCATCAAGCGCAACCGCATCGACATCTTTTGCGGCGGCAATGAGCGGGCCAACTACGTGGCGAGCCATCTGGACGCGCACGGGCCTGCCTGGGTGCTGCTCGCGCGCTGA
- a CDS encoding sugar transferase: MISVYRRALLQTLDIFCLLLALTISGMTTIAPDLSVFDDYTGASLFTVFFYMLFFYILDAYSVAQEDFRETTGRVLVACCLGIISSATASYAFDHWRFDRETLLLLFTLSFVFCLGWRWLYYRNADKVTHPLRVLLVGVDTAGKVRQLLAEGLPKASIIGYVGEPGQGPEAGEYLGPPFMALEVAKKKGATMIVLLPDAPLDDDIAHELLEAKLRGSMVVDIRSFYEHVVQRLPLSQINDEWLLQTEGFSLNTRGSLRRLKRALDVGISLVLLILTLPVMLITALIVRLESPGPVIYKQDRVGLHEKEFTVYKFRSMRSDAEKNGAVWASANDARVTRFGKFIRKVRIDELPQLWNVLKGDMSFIGPRPERMAFVRELRKTIPYYSLRHTVKPGLTGWAQVRYPYGASEEDARRKLEYDLYYIKNMSMLLDIHILFKTVGVVLFPKGAR; the protein is encoded by the coding sequence GTGATCAGCGTCTACCGCCGGGCCCTTTTACAAACGCTGGATATTTTCTGCCTGCTCCTGGCGCTCACCATTTCCGGCATGACCACCATCGCGCCGGACCTGAGCGTTTTTGACGACTACACGGGCGCCTCGCTCTTCACCGTCTTTTTCTACATGCTCTTTTTCTACATCCTCGACGCCTACAGCGTGGCCCAGGAGGACTTCCGCGAGACCACGGGCCGCGTGCTCGTGGCCTGCTGCCTCGGCATCATCTCCTCGGCCACGGCCTCCTACGCCTTCGACCACTGGCGCTTCGACCGCGAGACCTTGCTGCTCCTCTTCACGCTCTCCTTTGTCTTTTGCCTTGGCTGGCGCTGGCTCTATTATCGCAATGCCGACAAGGTGACGCACCCCCTGCGCGTGCTGCTCGTGGGGGTGGACACGGCGGGCAAGGTGCGCCAGCTTTTGGCCGAAGGCCTCCCCAAGGCCAGCATCATCGGCTATGTGGGCGAGCCCGGCCAGGGCCCGGAGGCCGGCGAATATCTCGGCCCGCCCTTCATGGCCCTCGAGGTGGCGAAAAAAAAGGGCGCCACCATGATCGTGCTCTTGCCGGACGCGCCGCTCGACGACGACATCGCCCATGAGCTCCTCGAGGCCAAGCTGCGCGGCAGCATGGTGGTGGACATCCGCTCCTTTTACGAGCATGTGGTGCAGCGGCTGCCGCTCTCGCAGATCAACGACGAGTGGCTGCTCCAGACCGAGGGCTTCTCGCTCAACACGCGCGGCTCGCTCAGGCGCCTCAAGCGCGCGCTGGACGTGGGCATCTCGCTCGTCCTGCTCATCCTGACGCTCCCCGTTATGCTGATAACCGCGCTCATCGTGCGCCTGGAATCCCCGGGGCCGGTCATCTACAAGCAGGACCGCGTGGGGCTGCACGAAAAGGAATTCACGGTCTACAAGTTCCGCTCCATGCGCTCCGACGCGGAGAAGAACGGCGCCGTCTGGGCGAGCGCCAACGACGCCCGGGTGACGCGCTTCGGCAAGTTTATCCGCAAGGTGCGCATCGACGAGCTGCCCCAGCTCTGGAACGTGCTCAAGGGCGACATGAGCTTCATCGGCCCGAGGCCCGAGCGCATGGCCTTCGTGCGCGAGCTGAGGAAGACCATCCCGTATTACAGCCTGAGGCACACGGTGAAGCCCGGGCTCACCGGCTGGGCGCAGGTGCGCTATCCCTACGGCGCCTCGGAGGAGGACGCGCGCCGCAAGCTGGAATACGACCTTTATTACATCAAGAACATGTCCATGCTGCTCGACATCCACATCCTGTTCAAGACCGTGGGCGTGGTGCTCTTCCCCAAGGGCGCGCGGTAG